The sequence below is a genomic window from Eleginops maclovinus isolate JMC-PN-2008 ecotype Puerto Natales chromosome 20, JC_Emac_rtc_rv5, whole genome shotgun sequence.
AAGGCTCATTGCCAAAAAAATTGTGCAAAGCATACATGTTGTTGATGACTGACAGTAAAAacatcccttttttttccacttttaaacAACAGGCCACTTGGTTTGCTTAACATCCTAGCACATTTTCAATGACTCACATTTCAGTTTCTAACCTTTAAACATGTTCTTGTTTGCTAGGTTATCTTGTGGGGCCGAACAGAAAAGTGCCttaaagaagcagcagaagagaTCTCTCTCTCAGGAACCGAGTGCCATTACTTCCTGTGTGATGTGGCCAATCGGGAAGAAGTTTACAAGCAAGCCAAGGTGGTTAGAGAAAAGGTACACCAGCTTTTTTATACACAAAGAAATTGCTACTTGCacaaagagaaatgttgtttgCACATGGTTAAACACATGATAAAATGCTTCTTTGTGATGCCTTTGTGCATCAtctgtatattgtatattgGCTCCCAGCTCTGTCTCCCATCTGGCGTATAGATTACACTTCATCTGAAATATCTGTATAAGAGCGGGGAATATTGCTGACAGCTCTGGTGCAGCACAAGTGTATCATCTcatgaaaaaagacagaaaacgcATACAATCTATGATTAcagtgttctttttttgttgatgttctttttaaatctcAGGTGGGGGATGTTACGATATTAGTGAACAATGCAGCTGTGGTGCACGGCAAAAGTCTGATAGACAGCGATGACGACGCCCTTCTGAAATCCCAACACATCAACACCATGGGACAGTTCTGGGTAAGACTTGCAGAGACTTAAGCAGAAGCAGCTTGCATGCAGGAGTAGGGGAATTCCTCATAGCAGATTACCcttatcattttcatattttggtTATAGCATGGCATTTCATACAGTAGGCACCCCCAGACTTGTCAATCATGACCGCTATTATGGCAGGTTAAGTGGGGTATTTCCAAATTGTTTTTTCAGCCCTTGaaacctcagaaggattttGAAACTCATGGCATTTCTATTTTGAAAAGAGATCAAAAGCCTTTATCATATGCCAACAGAAATACAATTATCAactaaatggaaatgtaatctGTGACTGAGGGCCTGtttctcttgtctgctcttctTTTGCTCTGCTGAATATATTACGCCTTTTATTTCCACGCTTCCTTCCACCTTGTCTTAATtctccctttcttctttttcttatccCAGACTACAAAAGCCTTCCTCCCTCGGATGCTGGAGCTGCAGCACGGACACGTAGTGTGCATAAACTCCATCCTGTCCCAGTCTCCCATCCCTGGAGCCATAGACTACAGCACCTCTAAGGCATCATCGCTGGCGTTCATGGAGAGTCTGACACTAGGCATGCTGGACTGTCCCGGCGTTGGCTGCACCACCGTGCTTCCTTTCCACACTAACACCGAGATGTTCCAGGGCATGAGAGTCAGGTATATAAAGAGGCTATGCTATTCTAATTTTACCAGTACTAGCATTGTGGTTCTTGGGAAAGCACTGTCGATCCTTAGGTCAGTCAGTTTTCATCCTATCCGAAATATCTGAACAACTGTTGAAGGGCTGGATTTTGTTCATTGGTATTCCCTACAGGATATATGCTTCTAACAGTTGGTTTCGTATTACTTTTCCATTAGGGAAATTACTTGACCATGATATATATTGCTGTGCAATTTGCTATTTACAGATATGCATGGTGCGTCTGATTTTTCATCTAGCTCAGCCGGTGGGATAAACATTTGCTTTGCAGTCAAATCTGCATTTTTGCTCTgtttcaactttaaaataaatgtgtggtCAGAAATatcaactttttttctcaaaaatgctatattatttttcttaggTTTCCCCAgctctttcctcctctcaaACCAGAGATAGTTGCCCAGAGGACTGTGGATGCAGTGAGAGCTGACAAGGCCTTTCTCTATTTGCCCTGGACTATGCATGcccttgtctttttaaaaaggtaaacaaagtacaatttaacatatttttagttttattttatgttgttccATGATTAACACTGCATCCCTGTTTTTTCAGCTTCATGCCACAAGTTGCACTTGAAGAAATCCACAAGTTTTCTGGGAGTTACACCTGCATGAACACTTTCAAAGGGAGGACATGAACCTGGATAGCACTCAATGTGCGAGAGACCGCAACAGCTTTGGGGTGTAATGAAGGGAATATGGACCTTAAGACATCTGGAAGTGGAAGATGCCCTGTGATAGTGTGAAGACTTAGGGGACATGCAAGGTGGTTGCTTCTGCAGGTAGAATTAAGATGAACTGCAGGATATAACCATGCCTcatttgtttgagtgtgtgcctATGTGTATAGTATGAAGGACTGAATGCCTCACTTTGAACATAAGCCATGCATGGTCTGTACCAGTAGTTTCTCTGGGAGTTTTTTTGACA
It includes:
- the dhrs3b gene encoding short-chain dehydrogenase/reductase 3b, whose product is MDLKNACRMCLFPLQMLYYIVRASLFSLLPNRRKDLTKEVVLITGGGRGIGRHLANEFAKQGARKVILWGRTEKCLKEAAEEISLSGTECHYFLCDVANREEVYKQAKVVREKVGDVTILVNNAAVVHGKSLIDSDDDALLKSQHINTMGQFWTTKAFLPRMLELQHGHVVCINSILSQSPIPGAIDYSTSKASSLAFMESLTLGMLDCPGVGCTTVLPFHTNTEMFQGMRVRFPQLFPPLKPEIVAQRTVDAVRADKAFLYLPWTMHALVFLKSFMPQVALEEIHKFSGSYTCMNTFKGRT